In Indicator indicator isolate 239-I01 chromosome 16, UM_Iind_1.1, whole genome shotgun sequence, one genomic interval encodes:
- the RPL4 gene encoding 60S ribosomal protein L4 encodes MACARPLISVYSEKGEASGKNVSLPAVFKAPIRPDVVNFVHTNLRKNNRQPYAVSELAGHQTSAESWGTGRAVARIPRVRGGGTHRSGQGAFGNMCRGGRMFAPTKTWRRWHRRVNTTQKRYAICSALAASALPALVMSKGHRIEEIPELPLVVEDKVESYKKTKEAVLLLKKLKAWNDIKKVYASQRMRAGKGKMRNRRRIQRRGPCIIYNEDNGIIRAFRNIPGITLLDVNKLNLLRLAPGGHVGRFCIWTESAFRKLDDLYGTWRKAATLKSDYNLPMHKMTNTDIGRIMRSQEIQKALRAPKKKIRRRVLKKNPLKNLRIMIKLNPYAKTMRRNTILRHERNHKLKEERKAKAKAKLASKTPAEPKAKTAVKTAKTPTKAEA; translated from the exons atg gCTTGTGCTCGGCCATTAATATCTGTCTACTCCGAGAAGGGGGAAGCATCAGGCAAAAATGTCAGCTTGCCTGCTGTGTTCAAGGCCCCCATCCGCCCAGACGTGGTGAACTTCGTTCACACCAATCTCCGCAAGAACAACAGGCAGCCCTATGCTGTCAGTGAGCTTGCAG GTCACCAGACCAGTGCTGAGTCTTGGGGTACTGGGAGAGCTGTTGCTCGTATTCCTCGAGTGCGAGGTGGTGGAACTCACCGCTCTGGCCAGGGTGCCTTTGGAAAC ATGTGTCGTGGAGGCCGCATGTTTGCCCCAACCAAGACCTGGCGCCGCTGGCACCGCAGAGTGAACACAACTCAGAAGCGTTAtgccatctgctctgccctggcagcgTCTGCCCTTCCAGCGCTGGTCATGTCTAAAG GTCACCGCATTGAGGAGATCCCAGAGCTTCCTCTGGTGGTTGAGGACAAAGTTGAGAGTTACAAGAAAACCAAGGAAGCTGTTCTGCTGCTTAAGAAGCTTAAAGCTTGGAATGACATCAAAAAG GTTTATGCCTCCCAGCGCATGCGAGCTGGGAAGGGTAAAATGAGGAATCGCCGTCGCATCCAGCGCAGGGGACCCTGCATCATTTACAACGAGGACAATGGTATCATTAGAGCATTCCGGAATATCCCAG GAATTACTCTTCTTGATGTGAACAAGCTAAACCTGCTGAGGCTTGCTCCCGGGGGCCACGTTGGGCGTTTCTGCATTTGGACAGAAAGTGCCTTCCGCAAGCTGGATGATCTGTACGGCACCTGGCGCAAGGCTGCCACACTCAAGAGTGACTACAA cctGCCCATGCACAAGATGACCAACACAGACATTGGAAGAATCATGAGAAGCCAGGAAATCCAGAAGGCTCTGCGTGCTCCAAA GAAAAAGATTCGCCGCAGAGTCCTGAAGAAGAATCCACTGAAGAATCTGAGAATCATGATCAAGTTGAACCCCTATGCCAAAACGATGCGGCGCAACACCATCCTGCGTCATGAACGGAAC CATAAACttaaggaagagaggaaggccAAGGCCAAGGCTAAGCTTGCATCCAAGACCCCAGCGGAGCCCAAGGCAAAGACTGCGGTTAAGACTGCCAAGACTCCTACCAAGGCTGAGGCATAA
- the SNAPC5 gene encoding snRNA-activating protein complex subunit 5 isoform X1: MLSRLQELRKEEETLLRVKAALHDQLTRLKVEELALQSLIRAKEENTADSSALVAVDPHQTLGQMDNEAAINQTELHLSLQPHEEEEEEEEEEESDS; this comes from the exons ATGCTGAGCCGCCTGCAGGAGCTGCGCAAGGAGGAGGAGACCCTGCTGCGGGTGAAGGCGGCGCTGCACGACCAGCTCACCCGCCTCAAG GTGGAAGAGCTGGCACTGCAGTCTCTGATCAGGGCCAAGGAGGAGAACACAGCAGACTCTTCAGCACTAGTGGCAGTGGACCCTCACCAA ACTCTTGGGCAGATGGACAATGAGGCTGCTATCAATCAAACTGAACTACACCTCAGTCTTCAACCtcatgaagaggaagaggaagaggaagaggaggaggagtctgattcttga
- the SNAPC5 gene encoding snRNA-activating protein complex subunit 5 isoform X2 — protein sequence MLSRLQELRKEEETLLRVKAALHDQLTRLKTLGQMDNEAAINQTELHLSLQPHEEEEEEEEEEESDS from the exons ATGCTGAGCCGCCTGCAGGAGCTGCGCAAGGAGGAGGAGACCCTGCTGCGGGTGAAGGCGGCGCTGCACGACCAGCTCACCCGCCTCAAG ACTCTTGGGCAGATGGACAATGAGGCTGCTATCAATCAAACTGAACTACACCTCAGTCTTCAACCtcatgaagaggaagaggaagaggaagaggaggaggagtctgattcttga